One Natrinema marinum genomic window carries:
- a CDS encoding DUF7532 family protein — MHFDQRTQRALRDAGLETDDLRAASVAVVEAVRRDATALEDFFDDHDTVYSDMDMAHSRSDYPEHAVDYADITTHGGEMRGWLRFDTWGVYVEDGRILDDGSVELTLGPTINDRVRFAADRETLR, encoded by the coding sequence ATGCACTTCGACCAGCGAACACAGCGCGCGCTTCGCGACGCCGGCCTCGAGACCGACGATCTCCGGGCCGCCTCCGTGGCGGTCGTCGAGGCCGTCCGGCGGGACGCGACGGCGCTCGAGGACTTTTTTGACGACCACGATACCGTCTACTCCGACATGGACATGGCCCACTCGCGTTCGGACTATCCGGAACACGCCGTCGACTACGCGGACATCACAACCCACGGCGGCGAGATGCGCGGTTGGCTCCGGTTCGACACGTGGGGTGTCTACGTCGAGGACGGCCGGATTCTAGACGACGGCTCGGTCGAACTCACCCTCGGACCGACGATCAACGATCGGGTGCGGTTCGCCGCCGACCGCGAGACGCTGCGGTGA
- a CDS encoding RtcB family protein has product MTFEIDGEQTTAVVLGPRTAFDESFVEQVQEVVDHEAFRNPVRIMPDGHPGAGSVVGFTMALGDRICPNTVGVDIGCGMTAIRLDDDTGRWLTDSRGDEARMHDLDEDVRQAIPMGRSTFGDADHPPQTYHLVDDFPWDRCEAKRESLNEHWNGEPIASPPYGKEYFLALCDRLEYSPKRAIDSLGTLGGGNHFVEIARSERTGAYWVIVHSGSRGIGLSIARYWQERATEHCDDRADEIRDRLAPIDDRYYTFDLESVSDRELLDWVQGGMGEDWKVMDAVVADYRETEPDRIDETKTRLNEIARYASENGGGDELDYLEGSARHGYLRDMIFAQTYAAESRRLMTRAVADVLDADIEETIVSTHNYIDFEDLVIRKGATRVHDGERGVIPFNMRDGSIVVRGTGNDRWNRSAPHGAGRRGSRTWAFEEFTLAEFSAEMADVFSTSVTEETIDEAPMAYKDRDVIRERIGETATIEDTLVPVHNIKAEE; this is encoded by the coding sequence ATGACATTCGAAATCGATGGCGAGCAGACGACAGCAGTCGTACTGGGACCGAGAACGGCGTTCGACGAGAGTTTCGTCGAACAGGTTCAGGAGGTGGTCGACCACGAGGCGTTCCGGAATCCGGTTCGGATCATGCCCGACGGCCACCCCGGCGCGGGGAGCGTGGTCGGCTTCACGATGGCACTCGGCGACCGCATCTGTCCGAACACGGTCGGCGTCGACATCGGCTGTGGCATGACTGCGATCCGGCTCGACGACGACACCGGTCGGTGGCTGACCGACAGCCGCGGAGACGAAGCGCGGATGCACGACCTCGACGAGGACGTTCGACAGGCGATTCCGATGGGGCGATCGACGTTCGGCGATGCCGACCACCCGCCCCAGACGTACCATCTGGTCGATGACTTCCCGTGGGACCGCTGCGAGGCGAAACGCGAGTCGCTAAACGAACACTGGAACGGTGAGCCGATCGCCTCGCCACCGTACGGCAAGGAGTACTTCCTGGCTCTCTGCGACCGACTCGAGTACTCGCCGAAGCGGGCCATCGACTCGCTCGGGACCCTCGGCGGCGGGAACCACTTCGTCGAGATCGCCCGCTCCGAACGGACCGGCGCCTACTGGGTCATCGTCCACTCCGGCTCGCGGGGGATCGGCCTCTCGATCGCACGGTACTGGCAGGAACGGGCGACCGAGCACTGTGACGACCGCGCCGACGAGATCCGCGACCGCCTCGCCCCGATCGACGACCGCTACTACACGTTCGACCTCGAGTCGGTCAGCGACCGCGAGCTTCTCGACTGGGTCCAGGGCGGGATGGGCGAGGACTGGAAGGTGATGGACGCGGTCGTCGCGGACTACCGTGAGACCGAACCGGACCGGATCGACGAGACGAAAACCCGGCTGAACGAGATCGCCCGCTACGCCAGCGAGAACGGCGGCGGCGACGAGTTGGACTACCTCGAGGGGAGCGCTCGCCACGGCTACCTTCGAGATATGATCTTCGCGCAGACCTACGCCGCCGAGAGCCGTCGGCTGATGACTCGAGCCGTCGCGGACGTGCTCGACGCCGATATCGAGGAGACGATCGTCTCGACGCATAACTACATCGACTTCGAGGATCTAGTCATCCGCAAGGGTGCGACACGCGTTCACGACGGCGAACGCGGCGTTATTCCGTTCAATATGCGCGACGGCTCGATCGTCGTCCGTGGCACCGGAAACGACCGGTGGAACCGGTCCGCACCGCACGGTGCCGGGCGGCGCGGCTCGCGCACCTGGGCGTTCGAGGAGTTCACTCTGGCGGAGTTCAGCGCCGAGATGGCGGACGTCTTCTCGACGAGCGTCACCGAGGAAACGATCGACGAGGCGCCGATGGCCTACAAGGACCGCGACGTGATCAGAGAGCGGATCGGCGAAACCGCGACGATCGAGGACACTCTCGTTCCGGTGCACAACATCAAAGCCGAGGAGTGA
- a CDS encoding SDR family oxidoreductase yields MTCRTLLTGATGTLGTALRPRLLEAGHDVLAASRSPPDHGDDDLEWVAMDLADGTGLRDAVADADVVVHAASAPRGDSEAIDVRGTERLLEAAADAGVSNFVYVSIVGIDDVPYSYYEHKLAAERAVEASAVRSTIIRITMFHEFVAELLGTVSRLPVWPLPTGIRLQPIDVGEAADAVVGRATPEPAGRVPDIGGPAVRTVGDLARTYRDARGLRRPIVRLPIPGKTAAGFRAGGATCPDRAVGTVTWDEWLAERFD; encoded by the coding sequence ATGACCTGCCGAACGCTTCTGACGGGTGCCACCGGCACGCTCGGAACGGCGTTGCGACCGCGACTGCTCGAGGCGGGCCACGACGTGCTGGCCGCGAGTCGTTCGCCGCCGGACCACGGCGACGACGACCTCGAGTGGGTCGCGATGGATCTGGCCGACGGGACGGGCCTTCGAGACGCCGTCGCGGACGCCGATGTCGTCGTCCACGCGGCCAGCGCGCCCCGCGGCGACAGCGAGGCGATCGACGTGCGCGGCACCGAACGGCTGCTCGAGGCGGCCGCCGACGCGGGCGTCTCGAATTTCGTGTACGTCTCCATCGTCGGTATCGACGACGTTCCGTATTCGTACTACGAACACAAGCTGGCGGCCGAGCGGGCGGTCGAGGCGAGTGCGGTTCGATCGACGATCATCCGTATCACGATGTTTCACGAGTTCGTCGCCGAGTTGCTCGGCACGGTCTCGCGGCTGCCCGTTTGGCCGCTCCCGACCGGAATTCGCTTACAGCCGATCGACGTCGGAGAAGCGGCGGACGCAGTCGTCGGCCGCGCCACGCCCGAACCGGCCGGCCGTGTGCCCGATATCGGCGGCCCGGCGGTGCGAACGGTCGGTGATCTCGCACGGACCTACCGCGACGCCCGCGGCCTGCGGCGGCCGATTGTCCGTCTCCCGATCCCCGGAAAGACCGCCGCCGGTTTCAGAGCGGGTGGGGCAACCTGTCCGGACCGGGCCGTCGGGACGGTGACGTGGGACGAGTGGCTCGCGGAGCGGTTCGACTGA
- a CDS encoding HalOD1 output domain-containing protein, with protein sequence MNGYAPPPSQSRSPSLYRASHDPNGPAALSTTVIHALADCMGVDVTDSRVSLYDTVDPDALDDLFRPRYDGTPRAGGTLSFVVNGHRVRVSGDGEILIEPPAHR encoded by the coding sequence ATGAACGGATACGCACCTCCACCGTCGCAGTCTCGCTCTCCATCCTTGTATCGCGCCTCGCACGACCCCAATGGACCGGCCGCGCTGAGTACGACCGTGATTCACGCCCTCGCCGACTGTATGGGTGTCGACGTGACCGATAGCCGCGTCTCGCTGTACGATACCGTCGATCCCGACGCCCTCGACGACCTCTTTCGGCCCCGTTACGACGGGACGCCACGGGCCGGCGGCACTCTCTCGTTCGTCGTCAATGGCCACCGCGTTCGAGTCAGCGGCGACGGCGAGATTCTGATCGAACCGCCCGCACACCGCTAG
- a CDS encoding aldo/keto reductase — protein MRYTELGDSGVEVSEVGFGAWVVGTDWWGDRSEDDALEMIQYAVDQGITYFDTGDVYGHGRSEELLGKALSEVRDEVTVATKVGYDFYNNPQAGHGELPKEMEPEYLREAVEQSLERLGVDSVDVLQLHNANVEEITPDVLELLDELEEEGLIDATGLALGPSIGWLAEGDLAIEKEFDSVQLVWNVLEQEVGNHFLETIGRTDSSTSLIPRVPHSSGILNEQVTPDTELGEGDHRGFRPDEWYETGWEKLEQLRFLERDGERTMGQAAIIWLLSHDPVATVTPTFRTTDDIDEWAAASDLQRLTNEEMARIDDLYANGFDIDRDDGMDALRSSVGGEDIESAGLDKLAAD, from the coding sequence ATGCGATATACCGAACTGGGCGACTCGGGCGTCGAGGTCAGCGAGGTGGGCTTTGGCGCGTGGGTCGTCGGCACCGACTGGTGGGGCGACCGCTCGGAGGACGACGCCCTCGAAATGATTCAGTACGCCGTCGATCAGGGGATCACCTACTTCGACACGGGTGACGTCTACGGGCACGGCCGCAGCGAGGAACTGCTCGGAAAGGCCCTGTCCGAGGTCCGCGACGAGGTCACCGTCGCCACCAAGGTCGGCTACGACTTCTACAACAATCCGCAGGCCGGCCACGGCGAACTCCCGAAAGAGATGGAGCCGGAGTACCTGCGTGAGGCCGTCGAACAGAGCCTCGAGCGCCTCGGCGTGGATTCGGTCGACGTGCTTCAGCTTCACAACGCGAACGTCGAAGAGATCACGCCAGACGTGCTCGAACTCCTCGACGAACTCGAGGAGGAAGGACTGATCGACGCGACCGGGCTCGCGCTCGGCCCCTCGATCGGCTGGCTCGCCGAGGGCGACCTCGCGATCGAAAAGGAGTTCGACTCCGTCCAACTCGTCTGGAACGTCTTAGAGCAGGAAGTCGGCAACCACTTCCTCGAGACGATCGGGCGAACGGATTCGTCGACCAGCCTGATCCCGCGAGTCCCCCACTCCTCGGGCATCCTCAACGAGCAGGTCACGCCCGACACCGAACTCGGCGAGGGCGACCACCGCGGCTTCCGCCCCGACGAGTGGTACGAGACCGGCTGGGAGAAACTCGAGCAACTCCGATTCCTCGAGCGCGACGGCGAGCGAACGATGGGGCAGGCCGCGATCATCTGGCTGCTCTCGCACGACCCCGTGGCGACCGTGACGCCGACGTTCCGCACCACGGACGATATCGACGAGTGGGCGGCCGCCAGCGACCTGCAGCGGCTCACCAACGAGGAGATGGCTCGCATCGACGACCTCTACGCGAACGGCTTCGACATCGACCGCGACGACGGGATGGACGCGCTGCGCTCGTCGGTCGGCGGCGAGGACATCGAATCGGCCGGCCTGGACAAACTCGCGGCTGATTGA
- the lrp gene encoding HTH-type transcriptional regulator Lrp: MTYENLDAKLVNALLGDGRASLRSLAEELDVSVTTVSNHLSDLEDEGVIEGYTPKVDYDAVGYDVTAVIQLQVEGNALPDITDTLRDHRQMTSVYEVTGDYDVIAIGKFRNTDGMNDQIKQLLTDPDIKASNTSVVLNAVSENEQFELEVEQSA, translated from the coding sequence ATGACGTACGAAAATCTTGATGCAAAACTAGTGAATGCACTTCTCGGCGACGGCCGGGCGAGCCTCCGTAGCCTCGCCGAGGAGCTCGACGTTTCCGTCACTACCGTCTCGAATCACCTCTCCGATCTCGAGGACGAGGGCGTGATCGAAGGCTACACGCCGAAGGTCGACTACGACGCCGTCGGCTACGACGTGACCGCGGTCATCCAGCTGCAAGTCGAAGGGAACGCCCTGCCCGATATCACCGACACGCTGCGCGACCACCGCCAGATGACCAGTGTCTACGAGGTGACCGGCGACTACGACGTGATCGCTATCGGCAAGTTCAGAAACACCGACGGCATGAACGACCAGATCAAACAGCTTCTGACCGACCCGGATATCAAGGCTTCGAACACCAGCGTCGTCCTGAACGCCGTGAGCGAGAACGAACAGTTCGAGCTTGAGGTCGAGCAGAGCGCCTGA
- the thsB gene encoding thermosome subunit beta, whose product MSQRMQQGQPMIVMSEDSQRVKDKDAQDYNISAARAVAEAVRSTLGPKGMDKMLVDSMGSVTITNDGVTILKEMDIDNPTAEMIIEVAETQEDEAGDGTTTAVAIAGELLKNAEDLLEQDIHPTAIIKGFHLASEQAREEIDDIATDIDTDDEELLRKTAETSMTGKGTEVNKEYLAELIVEAIRQVTVEDENGDNVVDLEFLNIETQTGRSAGESDLLEGGIVDKDPVHDNMPTEATDADILLLDEAIEVEETDVDTEVSVTDPDQLQKFLDREEKQLREKVDHIVDLGADVVFCQKGIDDLAQHYLAKEGILAVRRAKKSDLEFLQEVVGASIVSDLESATAEDLGFGDITRDEEDELFYVEGEDAHGVTLLLRGSTDHVVDELERGVNDALDVVAQTVSDGRVLAGGGAIEVELASRLRDYADSVSGREQLAVEAFADSLELVPRVLAENAGLDSIDTLVDLRAAHDDGDVTAGLNVFTGDVEDTFEAGVVEPAHAKEQAVTSAAEAANLVLKIDDIISAGDLSTDKGDDEEGAPGGAGGMGGMGGGMGGMM is encoded by the coding sequence ATGAGTCAGCGAATGCAGCAGGGTCAGCCGATGATCGTAATGAGCGAGGACTCCCAGCGCGTCAAGGACAAGGACGCGCAGGATTACAACATCAGCGCCGCCCGTGCGGTCGCTGAAGCCGTTCGCTCGACGCTCGGTCCGAAGGGGATGGACAAGATGCTCGTCGACTCGATGGGATCGGTGACGATCACCAACGACGGCGTCACCATCCTCAAGGAGATGGATATCGACAACCCTACGGCCGAGATGATCATCGAGGTCGCCGAAACGCAGGAAGACGAGGCCGGCGACGGCACTACGACAGCCGTCGCGATCGCCGGTGAACTCCTCAAGAACGCCGAGGACCTTCTGGAGCAGGACATCCACCCGACGGCGATCATCAAGGGCTTCCACCTCGCCAGCGAGCAGGCCCGTGAGGAGATCGACGACATCGCGACCGACATCGACACCGACGATGAGGAACTCCTCCGAAAGACCGCCGAGACCTCGATGACCGGCAAGGGCACCGAGGTCAACAAGGAGTATCTCGCCGAGCTCATCGTCGAGGCCATCCGCCAGGTCACCGTCGAGGACGAGAACGGCGACAACGTCGTCGACCTCGAGTTCCTCAACATCGAGACCCAGACCGGCCGCAGCGCCGGCGAATCCGACCTCCTCGAGGGCGGCATCGTCGACAAGGACCCCGTCCACGACAACATGCCCACCGAGGCGACGGACGCCGACATCCTGCTGCTCGACGAGGCCATCGAGGTCGAGGAGACCGATGTCGACACCGAGGTTTCGGTCACTGACCCCGACCAGCTCCAGAAATTCCTCGACCGCGAGGAGAAACAGCTCCGCGAGAAGGTCGACCACATCGTCGACCTCGGCGCCGACGTCGTCTTCTGCCAGAAGGGCATCGACGACCTCGCCCAGCACTACCTCGCCAAAGAGGGCATCCTCGCGGTCCGCCGTGCCAAGAAGTCCGACCTCGAGTTCCTCCAGGAGGTCGTCGGCGCGTCGATCGTCTCCGATCTCGAGAGCGCGACCGCCGAGGACCTCGGTTTCGGTGACATCACCCGCGACGAGGAAGACGAACTGTTCTACGTCGAGGGCGAGGACGCCCACGGCGTCACCCTCCTGCTGCGCGGCTCGACCGACCACGTCGTCGACGAACTCGAGCGCGGCGTCAACGACGCGCTGGACGTCGTCGCCCAGACCGTCTCCGACGGCCGCGTGCTGGCCGGCGGCGGCGCGATCGAGGTCGAACTCGCCTCGCGCCTGCGCGACTACGCCGACTCCGTCTCCGGTCGCGAGCAGCTGGCCGTCGAGGCCTTCGCCGACTCGCTCGAGCTCGTCCCGCGCGTGCTCGCCGAGAACGCCGGCCTCGATTCGATCGACACGCTGGTCGACCTGCGTGCGGCCCACGACGACGGCGACGTCACGGCCGGTCTGAACGTCTTCACGGGCGATGTCGAGGACACCTTCGAGGCTGGCGTCGTCGAACCGGCCCACGCGAAGGAACAGGCCGTCACCTCCGCCGCCGAGGCCGCGAACCTCGTGCTCAAAATCGACGACATCATCTCCGCCGGCGACCTGTCGACCGACAAGGGCGACGACGAGGAAGGCGCGCCCGGCGGTGCCGGCGGCATGGGCGGCATGGGCGGCGGTATGGGCGGCATGATGTAG
- a CDS encoding DUF7577 domain-containing protein, with amino-acid sequence MELWGWLIGYIALFALLHLLLYYLYARRDDDESERTPSLADPNRASIHSSPGPDRYPRASDEFGDTDFPMDAPESDPDGETVRCPHCGAPNEADQTFTYCWNCASAIRQ; translated from the coding sequence ATGGAGCTCTGGGGCTGGCTCATCGGCTATATCGCGTTGTTCGCCCTGCTCCACCTGTTACTGTACTATCTGTACGCCCGCCGCGACGACGACGAGAGCGAGCGCACGCCGTCGCTGGCCGATCCGAACCGCGCGAGCATCCACTCGTCGCCCGGTCCGGATCGGTATCCCCGCGCCTCGGACGAGTTCGGCGACACCGACTTCCCGATGGACGCTCCCGAATCCGATCCCGACGGGGAGACGGTCCGTTGTCCACACTGTGGCGCGCCCAACGAGGCCGACCAGACGTTTACGTACTGCTGGAACTGCGCCTCCGCTATCCGGCAGTGA
- a CDS encoding DUF402 domain-containing protein produces MTTARVRGIYTTAVTRLLAEAGCEVVQASEPIRERFDRSFDAAPAAAAVETTRDRQGVGVSGEPDAVETVADELEALAIDAFRWAADAPRGAVFDAEVLEAGGGSGAVVDLGDGRRGFLKYDGVDGYVDDGNRYRVQVREPAPPWDDDRPLVAPTLEVQGGLCTLSRDRSGVSAALRGERAEELVGMTDLLSVEVPDGWGIRWQHAAADADLEAMGDALEDAAKRARQLEDAVADAPAEPGEPGLLAAPRRTEWCWFGRESRFALDDVRRRVETTMPGHHRTKAADRAASAAVDFAEAICGSLSDSVGDGEFPFAAVARQFGPERGDRLEIGHGKPDGRRISLGRGEVTDWAPEGKVTLERSMSGGGSYDALGAPKEEGDVAVTKFREGRWWYPTTYKAADGASKGTYVNVCTPVELFPDCVRYVDLHVDVIRQSDGTVDIVDADELEAAVDDGLVSDDLAEKATNVAEAVERALSK; encoded by the coding sequence ATGACGACGGCCCGCGTCCGCGGCATCTACACCACGGCCGTCACCCGGCTGCTGGCCGAAGCCGGCTGCGAGGTCGTCCAGGCCTCCGAGCCGATTCGCGAGCGCTTCGACCGATCCTTCGACGCCGCGCCAGCGGCCGCCGCCGTCGAGACGACTCGCGACCGCCAGGGGGTCGGCGTCTCGGGCGAGCCCGACGCGGTCGAGACGGTCGCGGACGAACTCGAGGCCCTCGCGATCGACGCGTTCCGCTGGGCGGCCGACGCACCCCGGGGAGCCGTCTTCGACGCCGAAGTGCTCGAGGCCGGCGGCGGCAGCGGCGCCGTCGTCGATCTGGGTGACGGCCGCCGCGGCTTTCTCAAATACGACGGCGTCGACGGCTACGTCGACGACGGCAACCGCTACCGGGTCCAGGTCCGCGAGCCCGCGCCGCCGTGGGACGACGACCGACCGCTCGTCGCGCCGACGCTCGAGGTACAGGGTGGGCTCTGTACCCTCTCGCGCGATCGAAGCGGCGTCTCGGCGGCGCTGCGGGGCGAGCGCGCCGAGGAACTCGTCGGCATGACCGACCTGCTCTCCGTCGAAGTGCCCGACGGCTGGGGGATCCGCTGGCAGCATGCGGCCGCCGACGCGGACCTCGAGGCGATGGGGGACGCCCTCGAAGACGCCGCGAAGCGCGCGCGGCAACTCGAGGACGCCGTCGCCGACGCGCCGGCCGAGCCCGGCGAGCCGGGGCTGCTCGCCGCGCCCCGACGGACCGAGTGGTGTTGGTTCGGCCGCGAGTCCAGATTCGCCCTGGACGACGTTCGGCGGCGCGTCGAGACGACGATGCCGGGCCACCACCGGACGAAGGCGGCCGATCGAGCCGCGAGCGCGGCGGTCGACTTCGCCGAGGCGATCTGTGGCTCGCTCAGCGACAGCGTCGGCGACGGCGAGTTCCCGTTCGCCGCGGTCGCGCGCCAGTTCGGCCCCGAACGAGGCGACCGTCTCGAGATCGGCCACGGCAAACCCGACGGCCGACGCATCTCGCTGGGGCGAGGCGAGGTCACCGACTGGGCGCCCGAGGGGAAGGTCACCCTCGAGCGGTCCATGAGCGGCGGCGGCAGCTACGACGCGCTCGGCGCACCCAAAGAGGAAGGCGACGTGGCCGTCACGAAGTTCCGCGAGGGACGCTGGTGGTATCCGACGACGTACAAGGCCGCCGACGGCGCCTCGAAGGGGACCTACGTCAACGTCTGCACGCCGGTCGAACTGTTCCCCGACTGCGTGCGCTACGTCGACCTCCACGTCGACGTGATCCGGCAGAGTGACGGGACGGTCGACATCGTGGACGCAGACGAACTCGAGGCAGCCGTCGACGACGGGCTGGTGTCCGACGACCTGGCCGAGAAGGCGACGAACGTGGCCGAGGCCGTCGAGCGCGCGCTTTCAAAATAG
- a CDS encoding helix-turn-helix domain-containing protein encodes MKHVRVTLDAAGREDEIHPMYDVLTNAPYVDRATALQWNAAGDELGALHYVVGDREPFVSAMDEISEVLAYEVAPAGSDAFYVYTRDATTESARDLFETITRTPVVVVPPIEYAADGTVSYSAFGPADAIQTAIERIPEPITATIGGIGGLAAAPGVLASLLSERQREAIDAAYELGYYEIPREADHRAIADAIDCAPSTAAEHLRKAEAKLLESVLEG; translated from the coding sequence ATGAAACACGTTCGGGTGACGCTCGACGCGGCCGGCCGCGAGGACGAGATCCACCCGATGTACGACGTTTTGACGAACGCACCGTACGTCGACCGGGCGACCGCGCTACAGTGGAACGCCGCCGGCGACGAACTCGGTGCGTTGCACTACGTCGTCGGCGACCGCGAACCGTTCGTCTCGGCGATGGACGAAATCTCCGAAGTACTGGCCTACGAGGTCGCGCCGGCCGGTTCGGACGCGTTCTACGTGTATACCAGAGACGCGACCACCGAGTCGGCACGAGACCTGTTCGAAACGATTACGCGAACGCCGGTCGTCGTGGTCCCGCCGATCGAGTACGCCGCCGACGGAACGGTGTCGTACTCGGCGTTCGGCCCGGCCGACGCGATTCAGACGGCCATCGAGAGGATTCCGGAGCCGATCACCGCCACGATCGGCGGAATCGGCGGGCTGGCGGCAGCGCCGGGCGTCCTCGCGTCGCTGCTGAGCGAGCGCCAGCGGGAGGCGATCGATGCCGCATACGAGTTGGGGTACTACGAAATACCGCGCGAAGCCGACCACCGGGCGATTGCAGACGCGATCGACTGCGCGCCGAGTACGGCCGCCGAACACCTGCGAAAGGCCGAAGCGAAGCTCCTCGAATCGGTCCTCGAGGGGTGA
- a CDS encoding NUDIX hydrolase has protein sequence MTEVTYVGKACAYITRGTGELLVFDGPGHAGLQIPKGTLEPGESPREALFREVREESGLGALSDTRHLTTDIWTRREGRRYVRHFFHSTVYEPRDQWTHTVSDGGDEDGAEFAFRWVRPTTAREFALDLDEYVGLLPTASVSSDAVSASD, from the coding sequence ATGACCGAAGTTACGTACGTCGGGAAGGCGTGTGCGTACATCACTCGCGGGACGGGCGAGCTGTTGGTCTTCGACGGTCCGGGACACGCGGGACTTCAGATTCCGAAAGGGACGCTCGAGCCCGGCGAATCGCCGCGAGAAGCGCTGTTCAGAGAGGTCCGCGAGGAGAGCGGACTCGGAGCGCTGAGCGACACGCGACATCTGACGACCGACATCTGGACGCGACGCGAAGGCAGGCGGTACGTACGCCACTTCTTCCACTCGACGGTGTACGAACCCCGCGATCAGTGGACCCACACCGTCAGCGACGGCGGCGACGAAGACGGTGCCGAGTTCGCGTTCCGCTGGGTCCGCCCGACGACCGCCCGAGAGTTCGCGCTCGATCTCGACGAGTACGTCGGCCTCCTCCCGACCGCCTCCGTTTCCAGCGACGCCGTGAGCGCGTCTGACTGA
- a CDS encoding acyltransferase gives MTKRYVSLPDEAEAGMREFIDEVDRRLSSDEDTCSVVEDVLIDLSGDREAYERWQSGESVSPAERVRLQSYDPCNTTLESEYYAEKDEEQFRTSKHLQWLWRQFDSLPIADNVEFALRFRRMLADHLFEECGDGCRFFKGISFTYGHNITIGDNAVVHDDVHLDDRGKLTIGDRVSISDGVHIYSHDHDVVDQTEVRNYHTIVEDDVRLTYDSMVRAGNKVGENAIVGARGVVQHDIPAHHIAVGMPAQSVKIKPGWEDVATPVEEAGVNRQEERHLPYDLPDDLEVFDEFQRDL, from the coding sequence ATGACAAAGCGGTACGTGTCGCTCCCCGACGAGGCCGAAGCGGGGATGCGCGAGTTCATCGACGAGGTCGATCGACGGCTCTCGAGCGACGAGGACACCTGCTCGGTCGTCGAGGATGTCCTGATCGACCTCTCGGGTGACCGCGAGGCCTACGAGCGCTGGCAGAGCGGCGAGTCCGTTTCGCCGGCCGAGCGCGTCCGCCTGCAGAGCTACGATCCCTGTAACACGACCCTCGAGAGCGAGTACTACGCCGAGAAAGACGAGGAGCAGTTCCGCACCTCCAAGCACCTCCAGTGGCTCTGGCGGCAGTTCGACAGCCTGCCGATCGCGGACAACGTGGAGTTCGCGCTGCGCTTCCGGCGGATGCTCGCCGATCACCTCTTCGAGGAGTGTGGCGACGGCTGTCGCTTCTTCAAGGGGATCTCCTTTACCTACGGCCACAACATCACGATCGGCGACAACGCCGTCGTCCACGACGATGTCCACCTCGACGACCGAGGGAAACTGACCATCGGCGACCGCGTCTCGATCTCCGACGGCGTTCACATCTACAGCCACGACCACGATGTCGTCGACCAGACTGAGGTCCGCAACTACCACACCATCGTCGAGGACGACGTCCGTCTGACCTACGACTCGATGGTCCGCGCGGGCAACAAGGTTGGCGAAAACGCCATCGTCGGCGCCCGCGGCGTCGTTCAACACGATATCCCCGCCCACCACATCGCCGTCGGGATGCCCGCCCAGAGCGTCAAGATCAAACCCGGCTGGGAGGATGTCGCCACGCCGGTCGAGGAGGCCGGCGTCAACCGGCAGGAAGAACGCCATCTCCCGTACGACCTCCCCGACGACCTCGAGGTCTTCGACGAGTTTCAGCGCGACCTCTAG
- a CDS encoding DUF7560 family zinc ribbon protein, with protein sequence MKPYEFTCPDCGREIPVTGPMREATLANGCPVCGRSVSADHFAT encoded by the coding sequence ATGAAACCGTACGAATTTACCTGCCCAGACTGCGGTCGAGAGATCCCCGTGACGGGCCCGATGCGGGAGGCGACGCTGGCGAACGGCTGTCCCGTCTGCGGGCGGTCAGTAAGCGCAGACCATTTCGCCACGTGA